The stretch of DNA TTTGTCTGTAAGCATTTTATTGACCTTAACTCCACTTTGAAAAATATGTATAAACGATGAAAGCCTTTTTAGTTTTAGACAACGGAGAAGTGTACGAAGGTGAATCTTTTGGGTACGAATCTGAAGAAGTCGGTGAAGTCGTATTTAATACTTCTCTTTCTGGTTATCAGGAAATTTTAACTGACCCTTCCTATTGCAAGCAAATCGTTACAATGACCTACCCGATGATTGGGAATTACGGTGTTTCCGATATAGATATGGAATCAGATAAGATTTTTGCAAGCGGACTAATCGTAAAAGAATACGTTCCTATCCCTTCTAATTTTCAAGCTAAGGAGCCACTCTCGGATTTTTTAAAAAGATACAAAGTTCCGGCAATCCAAGGAATAGACACAAGGAAATTGACTCGTTTTATTCGTAAGAACGGGTCTCCCAATGGAGGTATTTTTGTTGCAGACTCTTATTCGGACTCTTTTTTAGAAAAAGTTAAGCTGTTTCCAGGATTAGAAGGAATGGATTTAGCAAAAGTGGTATCCACAAAAGATCGTTATGATTTTGGCGACCATTCTGGTAAATCTATGAAGGTAGCAGTCTATGATTATGGTGTTAAATTAAATATCC from Leptospiraceae bacterium encodes:
- the carA gene encoding glutamine-hydrolyzing carbamoyl-phosphate synthase small subunit; the protein is MKAFLVLDNGEVYEGESFGYESEEVGEVVFNTSLSGYQEILTDPSYCKQIVTMTYPMIGNYGVSDIDMESDKIFASGLIVKEYVPIPSNFQAKEPLSDFLKRYKVPAIQGIDTRKLTRFIRKNGSPNGGIFVADSYSDSFLEKVKLFPGLEGMDLAKVVSTKDRYDFGDHSGKSMKVAVYDYGVKLNILRKLDESGFAVTVVPALYPIKTLMDENFDAYFLSNGPGDPEPLNYAIDTAKTIIGEKLPLFGICLGHQIIGLAMGEKTTKMRFGHRGGNQPVQNTITKKVEITAQNHGFAVIHNSGSGTSVSHINLNDSTLEGFKPDKNPVMAVQYHPESSPGPHDAEYLFKDFFEMAKSHKKN